In bacterium, the DNA window TGGTCATGCGCGCGCTGTTCATCGTGACCGGCGCCGCGCTGATCCACCGCTTCCACTGGATCATCGACGTCTTCGGCGCGTTCCTGCTCTGCACCGGCGTCAAGCTGCTGCTGCACCGCGGCGGCGAGATCCACCCCGAACGCAACCCCGTGATGAAGGTGTTCCGGCGCTTCATCCCCCTCACCTCCGACTACCGCGGCGCCCGCTTCGTCGTCAAGGAGGGCGGCCGGTGGCTGGCGACGCCGCTGCTGATGGTGCTGGTCGTGGTCGAGGCGACGGACATCGTGTTCGCCGTCGATTCCATCCCCGCGATCTTCGCGATCACCACCGACCCCTTCATCGTCTTCACGTCGAACATCTTCGCCATCCTCGGGCTGCGCGCGCTGTACTTCCTGCTGGCGGGGATGATGGGCCGCTTCCACTACCTGAAGGTGGGGCTCGGCCTCGTGCTGGCGTTCGTGGGCGTGAAGATGCTGCTGGTGGACGTGGGGAAGCTGCCCGTCGCGGTCTCGCTGGGCGTCATCGCCGCGCTGCTCGGGGGGTCGATCGTCGCCTCGCTGCTGCGGCCGGTCTCCGGATCGGGCGAGGGGACGCCCCCGGATCACGGGTAGCGATCCGGTCTTCGCTTAACC includes these proteins:
- a CDS encoding TerC/Alx family metal homeostasis membrane protein, which codes for VMRALFIVTGAALIHRFHWIIDVFGAFLLCTGVKLLLHRGGEIHPERNPVMKVFRRFIPLTSDYRGARFVVKEGGRWLATPLLMVLVVVEATDIVFAVDSIPAIFAITTDPFIVFTSNIFAILGLRALYFLLAGMMGRFHYLKVGLGLVLAFVGVKMLLVDVGKLPVAVSLGVIAALLGGSIVASLLRPVSGSGEGTPPDHG